In Caldisericaceae bacterium, the sequence ATTCTTTTAAACAGCTTCTCCATCTCACAATTGTTGCTCTTGACACACTGAAGGCATCTTGAGAAGCCTTAAAACCATACTTTTTTGAGAACTCTATTACCCTTAGCCTGAACTGTGCTTCAACGCTTTCTACTGAACTTTGAAGCTCTTATCAATATTCTCATAGTATCAGTATACAGAGGTAACAGTTTTTTCTTCAACATATTCCACTCTCCTTCTAGTAATATAAGAGTATCATATGTATCGTAACTTATTCAGTCAAATCGTTTTTATGTCTCTCAAGTATTATAGTAACAGGTCCATCATTAACAAGCTCAATTTCCATATGTGCCTTAAAAACACCCGTTTTAACTTTTGGATAAAAATCTTTAACTAAATTAACAAATTTTTCAAAATATTCTTTTGCGGTATTTTCTTCCATTGCTTCTGTAAAGCTTGGTCTATTGCCCTTCTTTACGTATGCTGCAAGTGTAAATTGTGAAACAAGTAATATTTCGCCTTGAATGTCTACAACAGATTTATTCATTTTAAAAAAGTCATCTTCAAAAATTCTTAAATTCACTATTTTATTTGCCATCCATTTGAGTATTTCTAAAGTATCATCCCTTTCTAAAGCAGTTAATACCAATAAACCTTTACCAATTTCAGATACAACTTCGTTATTCACTTTCACTTTCGATGTCTTCACTCTCTGCACTACGGTCCTCATAAACCCACCTTTTTGAAACTCTCACTTTAACAACTTCTTCCAGTGCTCTAATGTTATCTACAATCTCTTGAAGTCTAATCTTGGGATCAATTTTACAACTAAACCTTATGTATGCATGGTCCCTGCCTTTTGCCTTCTTCTTTTTTGAAGAGTGGAAATTTTCAAAACTTATACTACGTTTAGCAAAGATTTCTGCAATCTTATAGATAAGACCAGGCTCATCAATTACTGTCAACCTGAAAAACGCATATAAACTTTTCTCTTTTTCTTTTGTCCAGTAGGCTTCGATAACCTTACCTCCGTTTTCTATGATCTTCAACAAATTAGGACAATCAACTCTATGAATTTTTATACCTCTTCCACGCGATACATAACCAACAATTTCATCAAAAGGTTTTGGATT encodes:
- the dtd gene encoding D-tyrosyl-tRNA(Tyr) deacylase, which produces MRTVVQRVKTSKVKVNNEVVSEIGKGLLVLTALERDDTLEILKWMANKIVNLRIFEDDFFKMNKSVVDIQGEILLVSQFTLAAYVKKGNRPSFTEAMEENTAKEYFEKFVNLVKDFYPKVKTGVFKAHMEIELVNDGPVTIILERHKNDLTE